One Pseudomonadota bacterium genomic region harbors:
- a CDS encoding class I adenylate-forming enzyme family protein: MNFAMFSGLNASKFPKREFIIESYPSKGIRRSLTWEQYNDQANKLANYLKKECGVKKGDIVVHLVMNCMEWHASYIAVLKTGATVTPLNFRFASSDIKYAADVTKCKAFILGDGFVPRVQPIMKDMDYCKHYICLGDNVPSGMKSYKEIVEKGDPKGVCVETNDDDMAELMFTSGTTGAPKPVCHTHKTLFYTGIANALTYNEGYNSVYLAPHPYYHSGTLFLSFPSYIAAGKILMPMELQPEFYLRSIADEKCTGGWNTVPTWSDVINAIKSGQVDLKKYDLSALRHIEIGAQPVPYILLEDSKKIFPNLPIANIYGITEGGGGGTTNCYDEDIMRKPGSIGIATVFMEVKVVDDKGKELPPGKVGELLLKGPRLMKEYAYNPEMTAKTITDGWLHTGDLAYKDEEGFIFFADRAKDLIIRGGENIFPAEVEDVLRKHPKIQDVAVLGYPHPRFIEIVMAIIQAKEGQTITDEEIINFVKEKGLAKYKWPEKMVYAPIPRNPAGKIEKPKLRDIYVKPAKEAMEKEFKKQ; the protein is encoded by the coding sequence ATGAATTTTGCAATGTTTTCCGGGCTTAATGCAAGCAAGTTTCCAAAGAGGGAATTCATTATCGAAAGCTACCCCTCAAAAGGAATACGAAGGAGCCTTACATGGGAACAGTATAATGACCAGGCAAATAAGCTCGCAAACTATTTGAAGAAGGAATGCGGGGTAAAGAAAGGGGATATCGTTGTCCATCTCGTGATGAATTGCATGGAATGGCACGCAAGTTACATTGCAGTTTTAAAAACAGGTGCAACTGTAACACCATTGAACTTCCGTTTTGCAAGTAGCGATATCAAATATGCTGCTGATGTCACAAAGTGCAAGGCCTTTATACTTGGTGATGGTTTTGTGCCAAGGGTTCAGCCGATTATGAAGGACATGGATTATTGTAAGCATTATATCTGTCTTGGTGATAATGTCCCTTCTGGTATGAAGTCATATAAGGAGATTGTTGAAAAGGGTGACCCGAAGGGGGTCTGCGTTGAAACAAACGATGATGATATGGCAGAACTCATGTTTACATCGGGCACTACAGGGGCGCCAAAACCTGTTTGTCATACCCACAAGACATTATTCTATACAGGGATAGCTAATGCCCTTACATATAATGAAGGTTATAACAGCGTATACCTCGCACCACACCCGTATTATCACAGCGGCACGCTCTTTCTCTCATTTCCAAGCTATATAGCCGCAGGCAAGATACTCATGCCCATGGAATTACAACCAGAATTCTATTTAAGGTCCATTGCAGATGAAAAATGTACAGGTGGCTGGAATACAGTCCCTACATGGTCTGACGTCATTAATGCAATAAAATCTGGTCAGGTAGACCTTAAGAAGTACGACCTTTCAGCACTCAGGCATATAGAAATCGGTGCACAACCTGTTCCATATATTCTCCTTGAGGATTCGAAGAAGATATTCCCGAATCTGCCCATTGCAAACATCTATGGTATTACAGAAGGAGGAGGCGGCGGGACCACAAATTGTTACGATGAAGATATCATGAGAAAACCTGGTTCTATCGGGATAGCAACAGTGTTTATGGAGGTAAAGGTTGTTGACGATAAAGGAAAAGAGTTGCCTCCAGGCAAGGTTGGTGAATTACTCCTTAAAGGACCACGTCTTATGAAAGAATATGCCTACAACCCGGAAATGACCGCCAAAACGATAACGGATGGGTGGTTACACACAGGTGACCTTGCGTATAAAGATGAAGAAGGGTTTATCTTCTTCGCGGATAGGGCAAAAGACCTCATCATCAGGGGCGGCGAGAACATATTCCCTGCTGAGGTAGAAGATGTGTTACGTAAGCATCCTAAGATTCAGGATGTGGCAGTACTCGGTTATCCACATCCAAGATTTATAGAGATAGTCATGGCCATTATTCAGGCAAAGGAAGGGCAGACCATTACAGATGAAGAGATTATCAATTTTGTGAAGGAAAAAGGTCTTGCAAAATACAAATGGCCGGAGAAGATGGTGTATGCCCCTATCCCGCGTAACCCTGCAGGAAAGATTGAGAAACCAAAATTGAGAGACATATATGTGAAACCTGCAAAAGAGGCAATGGAGAAGGAATTTAAGAAACAGTAA
- a CDS encoding AMP-binding protein, with translation MHIGEILARNARMYPDDVALIERVPVEKKRTEIKWKQFDEKANQFANVLLKKGIKRGDRVVHFMMNSIDWLVAYFGIIRTGACAVPLNFRFTGEDVKYCCDVAEPKIIIFDEEFTSRIDSIKDRLPTVKDYICVGANIPTYAESFAKLVATSPKIPLDVEITFADPCGLYFTSGTTGQPKPILLTHKCMVSACITENAHHYQKKNDCFILIPPLYHTGAKMHWFGSFIVGSKAVILKGITPEWILEAVSEEGGTIVWLLVPWAQDILVKFDSGELKPSNYKLSQWRLMHIGAQPVPPALVKHWKEYFPNMDYDTNYGLSESTGPGCVHLGIGNEHKIGAIGVPGFNWETKVVDENGNPVKRGEPGELCVRGDGVMREYYKNPEATSKTLINGWLFTGDMARQDEDGFIWLVDRKKDIIITGGENVFPVEIEDFLHNNPKVNDAAAIGLPDERLGEIVAVIIDVVPGKTLTEEEVLKFCEKLPKYKRPRKIFFGEVPRNPTGKIEKPKLRKIYSGMEQAFKI, from the coding sequence ATACACATAGGTGAAATCCTGGCAAGGAATGCACGGATGTATCCAGATGATGTTGCCCTTATTGAAAGGGTGCCTGTTGAAAAGAAGAGGACAGAGATCAAGTGGAAGCAGTTCGACGAGAAGGCCAACCAATTTGCAAATGTCCTCCTAAAAAAGGGCATAAAAAGGGGTGACAGGGTTGTTCACTTTATGATGAACTCGATCGATTGGCTTGTTGCATACTTTGGCATTATTCGGACAGGTGCGTGTGCTGTACCACTTAATTTTCGGTTCACCGGGGAAGACGTAAAGTACTGCTGTGATGTTGCGGAACCTAAAATTATTATATTTGATGAGGAATTCACCAGCAGAATAGATTCTATAAAGGACAGGCTTCCTACTGTCAAAGACTATATATGTGTGGGGGCAAATATCCCAACTTACGCAGAATCATTTGCAAAGCTCGTTGCAACATCACCTAAGATTCCTCTCGATGTCGAAATAACCTTTGCTGACCCATGTGGTTTGTACTTCACATCAGGGACAACTGGACAGCCAAAACCAATATTATTGACCCATAAGTGCATGGTATCTGCCTGCATTACAGAAAATGCACATCATTACCAGAAAAAGAATGACTGCTTTATTCTGATACCACCGCTTTATCATACAGGAGCCAAGATGCACTGGTTCGGGAGTTTTATCGTTGGGAGCAAGGCAGTAATACTAAAAGGTATTACTCCAGAATGGATCCTTGAGGCAGTTAGTGAGGAAGGGGGTACGATTGTATGGTTACTCGTTCCATGGGCTCAGGATATACTGGTTAAGTTCGACAGTGGTGAACTCAAGCCATCAAATTACAAATTAAGCCAATGGAGACTCATGCATATAGGCGCCCAACCTGTGCCACCGGCACTTGTAAAGCACTGGAAGGAATATTTCCCGAATATGGACTATGATACAAACTACGGTTTGAGTGAATCTACAGGTCCGGGGTGTGTTCACCTCGGCATAGGAAACGAACATAAAATAGGAGCAATAGGGGTGCCAGGTTTCAACTGGGAAACCAAGGTTGTGGATGAAAATGGTAACCCTGTTAAGAGAGGGGAACCAGGAGAACTCTGTGTCCGTGGCGATGGCGTTATGAGAGAATATTACAAGAACCCGGAGGCAACCTCAAAAACCCTAATAAACGGATGGCTCTTTACCGGAGATATGGCAAGACAGGATGAAGATGGTTTTATATGGCTGGTTGATCGCAAGAAGGATATCATTATAACCGGTGGTGAAAATGTTTTTCCTGTAGAGATTGAGGATTTTCTCCATAACAATCCAAAGGTAAACGATGCTGCAGCAATCGGATTACCTGATGAACGTCTGGGTGAAATTGTTGCGGTCATAATTGATGTTGTGCCGGGTAAAACACTTACCGAAGAAGAGGTGCTGAAATTCTGCGAGAAATTACCGAAGTACAAGAGGCCAAGAAAGATCTTCTTTGGTGAAGTACCGCGCAATCCAACGGGAAAGATAGAAAAACCGAAGCTCAGAAAGATATACTCAGGCATGGAACAAGCATTTAAAATATAG
- the rnc gene encoding ribonuclease III has product MYPTKIEETINYIFKDRELLNQAITHSSWFNEKKEARQSQNEKLEYLGDAILNSIISILLYKKYKDRQEGFLSNARSCLVKRETLTEIAKDINLGKHMYYGNGENNIPLDSKVLSNMLEALIGAIYLDGGLKKVTRVVKNLFLQYFNEERLNEKNPKNVLQEYSQKRWGMLPKYKFTRKTKGGFTVLVYIGKEFKAKGAGKNKKEAEQQAAKELLNTLIEEEQESR; this is encoded by the coding sequence ATGTACCCAACCAAGATAGAAGAGACAATCAATTATATATTCAAGGATAGAGAACTACTGAATCAGGCAATTACACATAGCTCTTGGTTTAATGAAAAAAAGGAAGCAAGGCAGTCACAAAACGAAAAGCTTGAATACCTTGGAGATGCAATTTTAAACAGTATCATCAGCATACTTCTCTATAAAAAATACAAAGACAGACAGGAAGGGTTCTTAAGCAATGCAAGGTCCTGCCTGGTCAAAAGAGAAACCCTCACCGAAATAGCGAAGGATATCAATCTTGGAAAGCATATGTACTATGGCAATGGCGAGAACAATATACCGCTCGATTCAAAGGTTTTATCAAACATGCTTGAGGCCCTGATCGGCGCTATTTATCTGGATGGGGGATTAAAAAAGGTAACCCGCGTTGTCAAGAACCTGTTTTTACAATATTTCAACGAAGAAAGGTTGAACGAAAAAAATCCAAAAAATGTACTACAGGAATATTCCCAAAAAAGGTGGGGGATGCTTCCAAAATATAAATTTACAAGGAAAACAAAGGGTGGCTTTACAGTTTTAGTTTATATAGGCAAAGAGTTTAAGGCAAAGGGAGCGGGCAAGAATAAAAAAGAGGCAGAACAGCAGGCGGCTAAGGAACTGCTGAATACACTTATTGAAGAGGAGCAGGAAAGTAGATGA
- a CDS encoding radical SAM protein: MIIPIFLPHLGCHDRCIYCNQAYITDSKDNNIRSTIERTLGPLRGRFEVGLYGGNIFGVEPSILKKLFTYFEDYMDNIQGFRISTKPVPLRKETIEILKEHKVSTIELGIPTFNNEILHRLNRKHTGEDLFRAFYMLKDEGFYVALQVMVGLPDESFEDIKRTVENIIQLNPHYIRIYPLVVLKETPLQEMYEEGLFNPISFQDAVERALFIYLNSLQHGIKVVKIGLTDNEIIKDRVIAGHYHPAFGYVVRSEGFYLAVKAKIEAASIKGGVAVSLNNRDIPHLLGYRRSNIDRFKEQDLHVTWVKDDIKEGYFLIKQRDKAIEGNIFDALSCIGT, from the coding sequence ATGATTATCCCGATCTTCCTTCCCCATCTTGGATGCCATGACAGATGCATATACTGTAATCAGGCATATATAACAGACAGTAAAGATAACAATATTCGTTCCACAATCGAAAGAACGCTCGGTCCACTAAGGGGCAGGTTTGAGGTAGGCTTATATGGAGGGAACATATTTGGTGTAGAACCATCCATCTTAAAGAAATTATTTACGTATTTTGAAGATTATATGGACAACATTCAGGGCTTCAGGATTTCCACAAAACCAGTTCCCTTAAGAAAGGAGACCATAGAAATACTCAAAGAACATAAGGTCAGCACCATTGAGCTTGGAATACCAACATTCAATAATGAAATACTTCACAGGCTCAACAGAAAACACACAGGGGAGGATTTATTCAGGGCCTTTTACATGCTCAAAGATGAAGGGTTTTATGTCGCCCTGCAGGTTATGGTGGGGCTTCCCGATGAGTCATTCGAGGATATCAAAAGGACTGTAGAAAATATAATCCAGTTAAATCCACATTACATAAGGATATACCCGCTCGTTGTTTTAAAAGAAACACCTCTGCAGGAAATGTATGAGGAAGGACTTTTCAACCCGATTTCATTTCAAGATGCAGTTGAAAGGGCGCTTTTCATATATCTCAATTCACTACAACACGGCATAAAGGTTGTTAAAATTGGCCTCACAGATAATGAAATAATAAAGGACAGGGTTATAGCAGGTCATTACCATCCTGCCTTCGGATATGTTGTAAGGTCAGAGGGATTTTATCTGGCAGTAAAAGCAAAGATTGAAGCTGCATCAATAAAGGGGGGTGTTGCTGTATCTTTAAACAACAGAGACATACCACACCTTCTGGGTTACAGACGCTCAAATATCGATAGGTTTAAAGAACAAGACCTCCATGTCACATGGGTGAAAGACGATATAAAGGAAGGGTACTTCTTGATAAAGCAAAGGGATAAGGCAATAGAAGGGAATATCTTTGATGCGCTTTCATGCATAGGCACATGA
- a CDS encoding glycosyltransferase family 4 protein, producing MKRILFYTHNIFTKENPEGYRIQQYFPYLEKQGFKIQLLTTKANPVELLKSIQQSDITYIQRVLPNPLKLSLFRRLSKRMVYDFDDAVMYGSRGSSSTRRSRFEGMIRASDIVFCGNRFLLEEAKKFKTEGIHYIPTVVNTDEYPVKSHEDKKPFVVGWMGSSSTLKYLSDMKELFLSFHGNRGINFKFVADKPSEMEGEGILFEKWEKDREKSSLLSFDMGIMPARDDIWSRGKCGLKLIQYMAAGLPSITHPVGVAKDMIKDGVNGFLRNDTDGWKGAIEALFRDVRLRKNMGEVSRTIAEEKYSLKVWGPKVAEIVGAL from the coding sequence ATGAAAAGGATCCTTTTTTATACCCACAATATCTTCACGAAAGAAAATCCGGAAGGGTATAGAATACAACAATATTTCCCGTATTTAGAAAAGCAGGGTTTTAAAATCCAGCTTCTTACGACAAAGGCAAACCCCGTAGAATTACTAAAAAGCATTCAACAGTCGGATATTACATACATCCAGAGGGTTCTTCCCAATCCTTTGAAGCTGTCTTTATTCAGAAGGCTTTCAAAAAGGATGGTGTATGATTTTGACGATGCTGTGATGTATGGGAGCAGAGGTAGCAGTAGTACGAGACGAAGCAGATTTGAGGGGATGATCAGGGCATCTGATATTGTATTTTGTGGGAACCGTTTTCTCCTCGAGGAGGCAAAGAAGTTTAAAACCGAAGGCATCCATTATATCCCGACCGTTGTAAACACTGACGAGTATCCGGTCAAGTCCCATGAGGACAAGAAACCATTTGTTGTAGGATGGATGGGGAGCAGTTCCACATTAAAATATCTTTCGGACATGAAAGAGCTTTTTCTTTCTTTTCACGGTAATAGGGGTATCAACTTCAAGTTCGTTGCCGATAAGCCTTCTGAAATGGAAGGGGAGGGGATATTGTTTGAAAAATGGGAAAAAGACAGGGAAAAGTCGTCGCTCTTAAGCTTCGATATGGGGATTATGCCTGCGCGGGACGATATATGGTCACGCGGCAAGTGCGGGCTGAAGCTCATTCAGTATATGGCAGCAGGGCTTCCTTCCATAACCCATCCTGTAGGCGTTGCAAAGGATATGATAAAGGATGGGGTTAACGGTTTTCTAAGAAACGATACGGACGGATGGAAAGGGGCAATTGAGGCGCTATTTAGGGATGTAAGATTGCGGAAAAATATGGGGGAGGTTTCGAGGACAATTGCAGAAGAGAAATATTCCCTGAAGGTATGGGGGCCCAAGGTGGCAGAGATTGTGGGGGCGCTATGA